A portion of the Pithys albifrons albifrons isolate INPA30051 chromosome 1, PitAlb_v1, whole genome shotgun sequence genome contains these proteins:
- the MED14 gene encoding mediator of RNA polymerase II transcription subunit 14 isoform X1 → MAPVQLESAQLVPAGPASAPAPPAPGAVTAAASPGYRLSTLIDFLLHRTYAELTVLADLLPRKTDMERKIEIVQFASRTRQLFVRLLALVKWANNAGKVEKCAMISSFLDQQAILFVDTADRLASLARDALVHARLPSFAIPYAIDVLTTGSYPRLPTCIRDKIIPPDPITKSEKQTTLHQLNQILRHRLVTTDLPPQLANLTVANGRVKFRVEGEFEATLTVMGDDPDIPWRLLKLEILVEDKETGDGRALVHSMQINFIHQLVQSRLFADEKPLQDMYNCLHSFCLALQLEVLHSQTLMLIRERWGDLVQVERYHAGKCLSLSVWNQQVLGRKTGTASVHKVTIKIDETDVSKPLQISHEPPLPACDSKLMERAMKIDHLSIEKLLIDSVHARSHQKLQELKAILKSYNVNDNSFIETALPTLVIPILEPCGRSECLHVFVDLHSGMFQLMLYGVDQLTLDDIEKSVNDDMKRIIPWLQQLKFWLGQQRCKQSIKHLPTVSSETLQLANYASHPVGNLSKHKLFIKLTRLPQYYIVVEMFDVPGNPTELEYKYHFLSVSYAEGDDSPATALLLQQFKPNIEELVLDTKSGKQMKSGVKRKLSGDPCSVEPKKPKRSGEICAFNKVLAHIVAMCDTNMPFIGLRIELSNMDIPHQGVQVEGDGFSHAIRLLKIPPCKGVNEETQKALDRSLLDCTFRLQGRNNRTWVAELVFANCPLNSTSSREQGPTRHVYLTYENQLSEPVGGRKVVEMFLNDWNSIARLYECVLEFARSLPDIPNHLNIFSEVRIYNYRKLILCYGTTKGSSISIQWNSILQKFHISLGTVGPNSGCSNCHNTILHQLQEMFNKTPNVVQLLQVLFDTQAPLNAINKLPTVPMLGLTQRTNTAYQCFSILPQSPTHIRLAFRNMYCIDIYCRSRGVVAIRDGAYSLFDNSKIVEGFYPAPGLKTFLNMFVDSNQDARRRSVNEDDNPPSPIGGDMMDSLISQLQPQQPPQQPQQQPFAKQAGASGAYPLTSPPTSYHNTVTPSPSMMHTQSPGNLHAASSPSGALRAPSPASFGPTPSPSSLGITMGQTANFASPHGTIDPSSPYTMMSPSQRAGNWPGSPQVSGPSPAARMPGMSPANPSLHSPVPDASHSPRAGTTGSQAMPTSMPPPRKLPQRSWAASIPTILTHSALNILLLPSPTPGLVPGLAGSYLCSPLERFLGSVIMRRHLQRIIQQETLQLINSNEPGVIMFKTEALKCRVALNPKTNQTLQLKVTPENTGQWKSEELQVLEKFFETRVAGPPFKANTLIAFTKLLGAPTHILRDCVHIMKLELFPDQASQLKWNVQFCLTIPPSAPPIAPPGTPAVVLKSKMLFFLQLTQKTTVPQEAVSIIVPIIYDMASGTTQQADIPRQQNSSVAAPMLVSNILKRFAELNSPRPGECTIFAAVRDLMVNLTLPPGGRP, encoded by the exons aaaaatagaaatagtgCAGTTTGCAAGTCGGACTCGTCAGCTGTTTGTTCGTTTGTTGGCCTTAGTCAAATGGGCTAATAATGCTGGAAAGGTGGAGAAGTGTGCA ATGATATCCAGTTTTTTGGATCAGCAGGCCATCCTTTTTGTGGACACTGCGGATCGTCTGGCATCACTCGCTAGAGACGCTTTGGTTCATGCCCGACTGCCCAGTTTCGCTATCCCCTATGCTATTGATGTTCTGACAACCGGATCGTACCCACGGCTGCCCACCTGCATTCGG gATAAAATAATCCCTCCTGACCCAATAACAAAGAGTGAGAAGCAAACCACACTTCATCAACTGAACCAGATTCTTCGCCATCGATTGGTGACTACAGATCTCCCTCCACAGCTGGCAAACCTTACAGTTG CCAATGGACGTGTGAAATTCCGAGTTGAGGGTGAGTTTGAGGCCACTCTGACAGTGATGGGTGATGATCCTGATATCCCCTGGCGCCTTCTCAAGCTGGAAATTTTGGTTGAAGACAAGGAAACTGGTG atGGTCGAGCCTTGGTTCACAGCATGCAGATCAACTTCATCCATCAGCTGGTCCAGTCCCGGCTGTTTGCTGATGAAAAGCCTCTTCAGGACATGTATAACTGCCTGC ACTCCTTCTGCTTAGCCCTTCAGCTGGAAGTCCTCCATTCACAAACACTGATGCTGATTCGAGAGCGCTGGGGTGACCTCGTGCAGGTGGAGCGATACCATGCAGGGAAATGTCTCTCACTCTCTGTTTGGAA tCAACAGGTGCTTGGCAGGAAAACGGGGACTGCGTCTGTTCATAAGGTCACTATTAAAATTGATGAGACTGATGTCTCAAAACCCTTACAAATATCTCATGAGCCTCCACTGCCAGCCTGTGATTCAAAACTGATGGAAAGAGCCATGAAG ATTGACCACCTATCAATAGAAAAACTCCTAATAGACAGTGTCCATGCAAGATCTCATCAAAAACTCCAGGAGCTGAAAGCCATTCTGAAGAGCTACAATGTTAATGACAATT CATTCATTGAGACGGCTCTTCCAACTCTTGTCATTCCAATTTTGGAACCATGTGGTCGATCAGAGTGCCTGCATGTATTTGTTGATCTCCACTCTGGCATGTTTCAGCTGATGCTGTATGGTGTTG ATCAACTGACACTCGATGACATAGAGAAGTCCGTTAATGATGACATGAAGCGTATCATTCCTTGGCTCCAGCAGCTCAA GTTCTGGCTTGGACAGCAACGTTGCAAACAGTCTATAAAGCATCTGCCTACAGTGAGCAGTGAGACTCTTCAACTAGCTAATTATGCCAGCCATCCAGTGGGAAACCTTTCCAAACACAAACTGTTTATCAAACTCACTCGCCTTCCGCAGTACTACATT GTTGTAGAGATGTTTGACGTTCCTGGCAACCCCACAGAACTAGAGTACAAGTACCATTTCCTGTCTGTGAGCTATGCTGAAGGAGATGACAGCCCTGCTACTGCACTTTTACTGCAGCAGTTCAAACCAAACATTGAAGAGTTGGTACTAGACACAAAAAGtgggaaacaaatgaaaagtggTGTCAAGCGCAAG TTATCTGGAGATCCATGTTCTGTAGAACCCAAGAAACCAAAACGGTCGGGAGAAATCTGTGCCTTCAATAAAGTGCTAGCTCATATTGTAGCCATGTGTGATACAAATATGCCATTTATAGGGCTTCGGATAGAG TTATCTAATATGGACATTCCTCACCAGGGAGTACAAGTAGAAGGAGATGGCTTCAGCCATGCAATACGTTTATTAAA AATTCCTCCCTGTAAAGGTGTAAATGAGGAAACACAGAAGGCTCTGGACCGATCTCTTCTTGATTGCACTTTCCGATTACAAGGTAGAAATAATCGCACATGGGTGGCTGAGCTGGTGTTCGCAAACTGCCCGCTTAATAGCACTTCATCCAGGGAGCAAG GGCCTACCCGTCACGTTTACCTGACGTATGAAAACCAGTTGTCTGAACCTGTTGGAGGTCGCAAAGTTGTCGAGATGTTCCTTAATGACTGGAACAGCATTGCTCGGCTGTACGAGTGTGTCCTGGAGTTTGCACGGTCCTTACCAG ACATACCCAACCACTTAAACATTTTTTCAGAAGTTCGTATCTACAATTACCGAAAACTTATCCTTTGTTATGGAACTACCAAGGGGAGCTCA ATCAGCATTCAGTGGAACTCCATACTCCAGAAGTTCCACATTTCACTTGGAACTGTTGGCCCAAACTCAGGTTGCAGTAACTGTCACAACACAATTCTGCACCAGCTCCAGGAGATGTTTAATAAGACGCCAAATGTGGTGCAGTTGTTACAG GTTTTGTTTGACACTCAGGCTCCATTAAATGCCATCAACAAACTTCCAACTGTGCCCATGCTGGGGCTGACTCAACGCACCAACACTGCCTATCAGTGTTTCTCCATCCTGCCACAGTCCCCCACACACATCAGGCTGGCTTTTAGGAACATGTACTGCATCGACATCTACTGCCGGAGCCGCGGCGTGGTGGCCATACGGGACGGGGCCTACAGCCTCTTTGACAACAGCAAAATAGTTGAAGGCTTTTACCCTGCACCTGGACTAAAG ACATTCCTGAACATGTTTGTGGACAGCAATCAGGATGCACGGAGGAGATCTGTAAATGAAGACGATAACCCACCTTCTCCTATCGGAGGAGACATGATGGATTCTTTGATATCACAACTTCAACCACAGCAACCACCACAGCAACCACAACAACAG CCATTTGCAAAACAGGCAGGAGCATCGGGAGCGTATCCTCTCACTTCACCACCCACCTCCTACCACAACACAGTGACGCCGTCCCCATCCATGATGCACACCCAGTCACCAG GAAATTTGCATGCTGCAAGCTCACCTAGCGGGGCTTTAAGAGCACCATCACCAGCAtcctttggtccaactccttCACCTTCCTCTCTTGGAATCACAATGGGACAAACAGCTAACTTTGCCAGCCCACATG GTACCATAGACCCAAGCTCACCATACACCATGATGTCACCCAGTCAGCGTGCAGGGAATTGGCCAGGATCTCCCCAGGTCTCTGGTCCATCACCAGCAGCACGGATGCCTGGAATGTCACCAGCCAACCCTTCCCTTCACTCACCTGTCCCTGATGCCTCTCATTCCCCACGAGCTGGAACAA CAGGTTCCCAAGCCATGCCAACGAGCATGCCTCCACCTCGGAAACTACCTCAGCgctcctgggctgcatccatTCCTACAATCCTCACCCACAGTGCCTTGAATATTCTGCTCTTGCCCTCTCCTACCCCTGGGCTTGTGCCAGGACTAGCTGGCAGCTATCTTTGCTCCCCTCTCGAGCGGTTCCTTGGATCAGTTATTATGAGGCGGCATCTTCAGAGGATCATACAACAGGAAACG CTACAGTTAATAAACTCCAATGAACCAGGTGTAATTATGTTTAAGACGGAGGCACTGAAGTGCAGGGTAGCTCTCAATCCTAAAACCAACCAGACCTTGCAACTGAAAGTAACACCTGAAAACACAGGACAGTGGAAATCAGAAGAGTTGCAAGTGTTGGAAAAGTTCTTTGAAACAAGG GTTGCAGGACCCCCTTTTAAAGCAAACACGCTGATAGCCTTCACAAAGTTACTAGGGGCTCCCACTCATATCCTGAGGGACTGTGTACACATCATGAAACTAGAGCTG TTCCCTGACCAGGCAAGTCAGCTGAAATGGAATGTGCAGTTTTGTTTAACAAttcctcccagtgctcctccaATTGCACCTCCAGGAACACCTGCTGTTGTGCTGAAATCCAAAATGTTGTTCTTT ctccagctaacacagaaaacaacagtCCCACAGGAAGCTGTTAGTATTATTGTCCCAATTATTTATGATATGGCGTCGGGTACAACGCAACAGGCTGACATTCCCAGGCAACAGAACTCTTCTGTTGCTGCTCCAATGCTGGTTAGCAATATTCTAAAGAGGTTTGCTGAACTGAATTCACCACGACCAG GTGAATGCACAATATTTGCAGCCGTTCGTGATTTGATGGTTAATCTTACGCTGCCCCCTGGGGGGCGTCCCTAG